From Thermogladius calderae 1633, a single genomic window includes:
- a CDS encoding hydrogenase subunit MbhD domain-containing protein — protein sequence MSLDLLIYAVGAAASLMSVVAVYLALVERDLVKAVIYSAIQSVFYSLLFYLFMSPDIVLVYLPVAGGVLPALLLVLISKTERFERE from the coding sequence GTGAGTTTAGACCTCTTGATATACGCGGTCGGCGCGGCGGCGTCCCTGATGTCCGTGGTAGCGGTGTACCTCGCTCTAGTCGAGAGAGACCTCGTGAAGGCCGTGATATACAGCGCTATTCAGAGCGTGTTCTACTCCCTACTCTTCTACTTGTTCATGTCGCCCGACATAGTCCTGGTCTACCTACCTGTGGCAGGAGGCGTCTTGCCCGCTCTCCTACTTGTCTTGATAAGTAAGACCGAGAGGTTCGAGAGGGAATGA
- a CDS encoding beta-ribofuranosylaminobenzene 5'-phosphate synthase family protein: MSRGVEVSAPSRLHFGLVNPHGVAPYRLYGSAGVAVKSPRVVVEVYPSDRFELPPVLEEGEKATLASVLRGRGVRGVRAVVREVPPRHAGFGTTTQLLLSIAVGALRLHGIEYSPLDLAWELGRGRVSSIGVYSFMRGGFIVDAGRGRSTRIAPLAVRLDFPEEWRFVLILPRGTGLSGEEEERAMRRPKFYEVARVHEAAWLLHYGLVPAVIERDPSTFAEALGRLQELVGGFFQEEQGGLFNPASAKVVEHLEKLGVRGYGQSSWGPLIYVFAESEGRAREVADSVSRLGEYRVCVTGADNRGAVIREV; encoded by the coding sequence ATGAGCAGAGGCGTCGAGGTGTCGGCCCCGTCGCGTCTGCACTTCGGGCTGGTGAACCCGCACGGCGTGGCCCCTTACAGGCTGTACGGTAGCGCCGGAGTGGCAGTGAAGAGCCCGCGCGTAGTAGTGGAGGTCTACCCGAGCGACCGCTTCGAGCTACCGCCTGTACTGGAGGAGGGTGAGAAAGCTACGCTGGCGAGCGTGTTGCGTGGTAGGGGCGTCAGGGGCGTAAGAGCCGTCGTAAGAGAGGTCCCTCCCAGGCACGCTGGTTTCGGGACCACTACTCAGCTACTCCTGTCAATTGCCGTGGGCGCCCTGAGGCTCCACGGCATAGAGTACAGCCCCCTAGACCTGGCGTGGGAGCTGGGTAGGGGGAGAGTGTCCAGTATAGGGGTATACTCCTTCATGAGAGGCGGTTTCATAGTGGACGCGGGGCGGGGTAGGAGTACGCGTATAGCCCCACTCGCCGTCAGGCTGGACTTCCCCGAGGAGTGGAGGTTCGTGCTCATCCTGCCGAGGGGCACAGGGTTGAGCGGTGAAGAAGAGGAGAGGGCGATGAGGAGGCCCAAGTTCTACGAGGTGGCTAGAGTTCACGAAGCAGCGTGGCTCTTACACTACGGGCTAGTCCCCGCTGTCATCGAGAGAGACCCGTCCACCTTCGCCGAGGCGCTGGGCAGGCTGCAGGAGCTCGTTGGCGGCTTCTTCCAGGAGGAGCAGGGCGGCTTGTTCAATCCGGCCTCCGCGAAGGTGGTCGAGCACCTGGAGAAGCTGGGTGTGAGAGGTTACGGTCAGAGCTCGTGGGGGCCCCTGATCTACGTCTTCGCGGAGAGCGAGGGCAGAGCTAGGGAGGTAGCTGACTCGGTATCGAGGTTAGGCGAGTACAGGGTCTGCGTAACAGGGGCGGACAACAGAGGTGCCGTGATTAGGGAGGTCTAG
- a CDS encoding Na+/H+ antiporter subunit E translates to MRAAKAIPVVLLAFVTYIVFSGSTSGYDLVTGLMVSVVVGALFANITVERPSKLLSPKRWYWASRYALRYFIIDETKCHIDVAKRILSPRMPVNPGIVMVPFDAESDYTMTAIANSITNTPGTVVVEVDKKNKVFYVHWIDVASTEPKEAKKGVSETFEYYSKKIFD, encoded by the coding sequence GTGAGGGCAGCCAAGGCTATACCGGTCGTGCTACTAGCCTTCGTCACTTACATCGTGTTCTCTGGTAGCACGAGTGGCTACGACTTGGTGACAGGGCTCATGGTGTCCGTGGTCGTAGGAGCACTATTCGCCAATATAACAGTCGAGAGACCGAGCAAGCTCCTTTCTCCAAAGAGGTGGTATTGGGCTTCGAGGTATGCTCTCAGGTACTTCATAATCGACGAGACCAAGTGTCACATCGACGTCGCCAAGCGTATACTGAGCCCGCGAATGCCTGTCAACCCTGGTATAGTAATGGTACCCTTCGACGCCGAGTCGGACTACACCATGACCGCTATCGCGAACTCGATAACGAATACACCCGGTACTGTTGTGGTAGAAGTAGACAAGAAGAACAAGGTCTTCTACGTCCATTGGATAGACGTCGCGTCTACAGAGCCCAAGGAGGCAAAGAAGGGTGTTTCCGAGACCTTCGAGTACTACTCGAAGAAAATATTCGACTAG
- a CDS encoding 4Fe-4S binding protein produces MARPRLLPAIVKSLLGRPSTVQYPYVKTDVEASYRGRHYADLKKCTGCSLCAIECPADAITMTQIPAHFEAPKSNPRRVYPKIDYGRCVFCYRCVTVCPFDAYVTTNFYEMAGPRENTSEQLSFTTLEKVV; encoded by the coding sequence GTGGCGAGGCCGAGACTTCTACCTGCTATAGTCAAGAGCCTCCTAGGGAGGCCTTCAACAGTACAGTACCCCTACGTCAAGACGGATGTCGAGGCGTCCTACAGAGGCAGGCACTACGCTGACCTGAAGAAGTGCACTGGCTGCTCACTCTGCGCGATCGAGTGTCCAGCAGACGCGATAACTATGACTCAGATACCGGCACACTTCGAGGCCCCGAAGTCCAACCCCAGGAGAGTCTACCCCAAGATCGACTACGGAAGGTGTGTGTTCTGTTACAGGTGTGTGACGGTGTGCCCGTTCGACGCGTACGTCACCACGAACTTCTACGAGATGGCGGGGCCGAGGGAGAACACGAGCGAGCAGTTGAGCTTTACCACTCTCGAAAAGGTGGTCTGA
- a CDS encoding sodium:proton antiporter: protein MVGFLAEYMFTVIYLSLFVNLGLTLFGLFYKPHYIKKLIMLSILGDTLNMFTIFLGYRAWPTPTTPSRPPILLTYPFENTSVLVEFTSRAVDPLPQALVLTAVVIGLAVMVFLIFLGDNLFKHYGTLDMREIRRLRG, encoded by the coding sequence GTGGTAGGCTTCCTAGCCGAGTACATGTTCACCGTCATCTACCTATCGCTCTTCGTGAACCTAGGGCTAACGCTCTTCGGCCTGTTCTACAAGCCCCACTATATTAAGAAGCTGATAATGCTGAGTATCCTCGGGGACACTTTGAACATGTTCACGATTTTCCTCGGCTACAGGGCTTGGCCAACCCCCACCACTCCTAGCAGGCCGCCGATCCTCCTCACTTATCCTTTCGAGAACACGAGTGTCCTAGTGGAGTTCACTTCTAGAGCTGTAGACCCTCTACCCCAGGCACTCGTTTTAACAGCTGTCGTCATAGGCTTGGCGGTAATGGTCTTCCTGATCTTCCTGGGAGACAATTTGTTCAAGCACTACGGAACACTCGACATGAGGGAGATCAGGAGGCTGAGAGGGTGA
- a CDS encoding cytochrome c biogenesis protein, region gives MRVLALALVFLVISVLALAYQAWSEAGRQIIIYGDPRCPHCRNTYAYLSSLFGSDVTFCDISSNSSCQRCYENIARDFYEGYEAVPITLFVVDNTISGVVMGEISNYTVNSPSILDPLLAPNNSTTVKAYVIFNKKLLEVSNVTGASQQALLEKYDVFYSHGSTGPMVSVAVSGVDYLALIPSLVFLSLLDSVNPCELVTFFSLATTSISGKRRSYGPPILFILLIYIGYFLLGLGLYHFARVVNPLPLALVALAIGVYNTLRPSTPSSLEKLKCGWCERLGINVSSSVSYLTAVLLAIISVTVLLPCTAGPYAVFAAILKSVAPMLAIALLLLYNLIFVLPLIVILVVVKSAVRQKRLAKWLSSNSSVLNFLTGLALVLISLYVILTSL, from the coding sequence ATGAGGGTTCTAGCTCTAGCGCTGGTCTTCCTGGTGATATCGGTTCTCGCGTTGGCTTACCAGGCCTGGTCGGAGGCTGGGAGGCAGATCATCATCTACGGAGACCCGAGGTGCCCTCACTGTAGAAACACCTACGCTTACCTGAGCAGCCTCTTCGGGTCCGACGTAACTTTCTGTGACATATCGTCCAACAGCTCCTGCCAGAGGTGCTACGAGAACATCGCGAGGGACTTCTACGAGGGCTACGAGGCGGTGCCAATAACACTCTTCGTGGTCGACAACACTATATCCGGAGTCGTAATGGGGGAGATATCAAACTACACGGTAAACAGCCCCAGTATACTTGACCCTCTGCTGGCGCCCAACAACTCCACTACGGTGAAAGCCTACGTCATCTTCAACAAAAAGCTTCTTGAGGTGAGCAACGTTACAGGGGCGTCGCAACAGGCGCTACTAGAGAAGTACGACGTCTTCTACAGCCACGGTAGTACGGGTCCCATGGTCAGCGTGGCGGTGAGCGGTGTGGACTACCTCGCTTTGATACCATCACTGGTGTTCCTCAGCCTACTCGACTCCGTCAACCCGTGCGAGCTAGTGACTTTCTTCAGCCTCGCGACCACCTCTATTAGCGGGAAGAGAAGGTCTTACGGACCACCCATACTCTTCATACTACTCATTTATATTGGCTACTTCCTACTAGGCCTGGGTCTATACCACTTCGCGAGAGTCGTTAACCCACTCCCCCTCGCACTCGTAGCACTCGCAATAGGCGTCTACAATACGCTGAGGCCGAGCACGCCATCTTCCTTGGAGAAGTTGAAGTGCGGGTGGTGCGAGAGGCTCGGGATCAACGTCTCGAGTAGCGTCTCTTACCTTACAGCAGTCCTCCTCGCTATAATCTCTGTCACGGTTCTACTACCGTGTACGGCTGGGCCATACGCTGTCTTCGCGGCAATCCTCAAGAGCGTGGCGCCAATGCTAGCGATCGCACTCCTCCTGCTCTACAACCTGATCTTCGTCCTACCTCTCATTGTGATACTGGTCGTAGTAAAGAGTGCCGTGAGGCAGAAGAGGCTTGCGAAGTGGCTCTCCAGTAACTCAAGCGTGTTGAACTTCCTTACAGGGCTCGCCCTCGTGTTGATATCCCTCTACGTGATACTCACGTCCCTCTAG
- a CDS encoding NADH-quinone oxidoreductase subunit B family protein, with amino-acid sequence MKCRFVRYSPWLVHFNTGACNGCDIEVLAAITPLYDPERFGVKLAPSIRHGDILVVTGALTKKSAERLKRLYDQMPSPKFVVAVGACAVDGGVFQKSYSVLRGADKVVPVDIYVPGCPPRPEAILDAIVKLREKLAQPQSSETKQ; translated from the coding sequence GTGAAGTGTAGATTCGTTAGGTACTCTCCCTGGTTAGTCCACTTTAATACCGGTGCTTGTAACGGTTGCGATATAGAGGTCTTGGCTGCGATCACGCCCTTGTACGACCCGGAGAGGTTCGGGGTGAAGCTGGCCCCCTCCATAAGGCACGGGGACATACTCGTTGTGACAGGGGCCTTGACGAAGAAGAGTGCCGAGAGGCTCAAGAGGCTCTACGACCAGATGCCCTCGCCTAAGTTCGTTGTAGCCGTGGGCGCCTGCGCTGTTGACGGGGGGGTGTTCCAGAAGTCGTACAGCGTACTGAGGGGGGCTGACAAGGTAGTGCCCGTGGACATCTACGTACCAGGGTGCCCGCCTAGGCCCGAGGCCATACTAGACGCCATTGTAAAGCTCAGAGAGAAACTGGCTCAGCCACAGTCCTCAGAGACCAAACAGTAG
- a CDS encoding NADH-quinone oxidoreductase subunit C: MTTTVAQAGGFVKPNRRVFTVEPSRVRNVFLDLVRERGQEGFYVSTIVGVDLKEEGLIRVDYFVVLLPEEETVVFRTSVPRDNPVVDSIVDIVPGALSGELETHDLLGVLFRGNPHLRRGFFVPSDVAEKGVYPLRRG; this comes from the coding sequence ATGACGACCACTGTAGCCCAAGCGGGAGGATTCGTAAAACCGAACAGGAGAGTTTTCACCGTAGAGCCTTCCAGAGTCAGGAATGTATTCCTGGATTTGGTCCGGGAGAGAGGTCAGGAGGGGTTTTACGTCTCGACTATTGTCGGCGTGGATTTGAAGGAGGAGGGCTTGATCAGAGTAGACTACTTCGTCGTCCTACTACCCGAGGAAGAGACAGTGGTATTCCGTACATCGGTTCCGCGGGACAACCCAGTAGTAGACAGTATCGTGGACATCGTCCCCGGGGCGCTGAGCGGGGAGCTGGAGACTCACGACCTCCTTGGAGTCTTGTTCCGGGGCAACCCCCACCTCAGGAGGGGGTTCTTCGTCCCCAGCGACGTCGCCGAAAAAGGTGTCTACCCGTTGAGGAGGGGTTAG
- the mnhG gene encoding monovalent cation/H(+) antiporter subunit G produces MIEELLVYTGLGLIALGAFAQLVSGIGVNRFRNFYLRLHAATIGSIWGCVYPIAGAGLVALGYKELGPYSTFMAGAAFVTSFLILILSPAGSHALARAAHKTRQALVEPCVHDALDPSMCVRGGGS; encoded by the coding sequence TTGATAGAGGAGCTCCTGGTGTACACGGGGCTCGGCCTGATCGCACTCGGCGCCTTCGCTCAGCTGGTCTCGGGGATTGGTGTTAACAGGTTCAGGAACTTCTACTTGAGGCTTCACGCTGCTACGATAGGTTCTATATGGGGCTGTGTTTACCCGATCGCTGGTGCCGGGCTCGTAGCGTTGGGCTACAAGGAGCTCGGGCCCTACTCGACCTTCATGGCGGGGGCGGCGTTTGTGACCTCCTTCCTAATCCTGATCCTCTCGCCAGCCGGCTCTCACGCACTCGCTAGAGCCGCACACAAGACGAGGCAAGCCCTCGTCGAGCCCTGTGTACACGACGCGCTAGACCCCTCCATGTGCGTCAGGGGTGGCGGCTCGTGA
- a CDS encoding complex I subunit 1 family protein: MDYLMLVFTALVFPGLLFLFVFSLLVEYALRKVVARMQRRMGPSYTGPGGVLQPFADLLKLVRDKEVVANRYSMPRLAESLLALGISSLVVAVLFTPLNPYAISAPFDFFIYMYLCCLVSPLLLIFASLSMPGPYTVVGVSRILSFVTVCEPAYFASLLIPMVLSSGVDPGYSIYATSRSVYMYWANPLTAPLMVLSLVSSLVTLQARAMLNPFNVPEAEQEIIAGFETEFSGPVLGLARLFHDIEYSVTMLSIVYLVLGGPYPYPHLSVQGLVLLAAKMALVFLASSLLRASMGRLRVEQALDVMAKYSLAPSLLGVILASIYTLH, translated from the coding sequence ATGGACTACTTAATGCTCGTGTTCACGGCGCTCGTCTTCCCCGGCCTGCTATTCCTGTTCGTGTTCTCGCTGCTCGTAGAATACGCTTTAAGGAAGGTAGTGGCCCGAATGCAGCGGAGGATGGGCCCGTCGTATACGGGACCGGGCGGTGTGCTCCAGCCGTTCGCGGACTTGCTTAAGCTGGTCAGAGACAAGGAGGTGGTGGCCAACAGGTATTCGATGCCGAGACTAGCCGAGTCCTTGCTGGCACTCGGGATATCGTCCCTAGTAGTGGCCGTCCTGTTCACACCGCTCAACCCTTACGCTATATCGGCGCCCTTCGACTTCTTCATATACATGTACCTTTGTTGCTTAGTGTCACCACTCCTGCTGATCTTTGCCAGCCTCTCGATGCCCGGTCCCTACACCGTGGTGGGAGTTTCTAGAATACTGAGCTTCGTCACGGTCTGTGAGCCAGCGTACTTCGCCTCGCTCCTAATACCAATGGTGCTCTCGAGCGGGGTAGACCCCGGCTACAGCATCTACGCCACGTCAAGGTCGGTCTACATGTACTGGGCTAACCCGCTAACGGCCCCCTTAATGGTCTTGTCCCTTGTCTCGTCCCTCGTGACGCTGCAGGCAAGGGCGATGCTCAACCCGTTCAACGTACCCGAGGCGGAGCAGGAGATCATAGCGGGTTTCGAGACCGAGTTCTCGGGCCCCGTTCTCGGGCTGGCCAGGCTGTTCCACGACATCGAATACTCCGTCACCATGCTGTCGATAGTCTACTTGGTCCTCGGAGGCCCCTACCCTTACCCCCACCTCTCAGTCCAGGGCTTGGTACTGCTCGCGGCCAAGATGGCGCTCGTATTCCTGGCGTCGAGCCTACTGAGGGCTTCAATGGGCAGGCTGAGGGTCGAGCAGGCACTCGACGTCATGGCCAAGTATTCTCTAGCACCCTCCTTGCTAGGCGTAATCCTGGCCTCTATTTACACACTACACTAA
- a CDS encoding monovalent cation/H+ antiporter complex subunit F, giving the protein MFVQEFIAAVIPLYLVATVLYLYRALKGPTIPDHVLGVDLLSYNLAVLFIVLGIFFEEPILIVTAIPLALWIYALDIYVAKYLERKVMGA; this is encoded by the coding sequence GTGTTTGTCCAGGAGTTCATAGCAGCCGTGATCCCCCTGTACCTGGTCGCGACAGTACTCTACCTCTACAGGGCCTTGAAAGGCCCAACGATACCAGACCACGTCCTCGGAGTAGACCTGCTAAGCTACAACCTCGCAGTGCTATTCATAGTCCTGGGCATCTTTTTCGAGGAGCCGATACTGATAGTCACGGCTATACCTCTGGCTCTCTGGATTTACGCTCTCGACATCTACGTGGCAAAGTACCTGGAGAGGAAGGTGATGGGGGCTTGA
- a CDS encoding NADH-quinone oxidoreductase subunit D produces the protein MVDKVVELPVSIEVPVGPQHPALHEPILLKAYVDGETVVKVEVNTGYNHRGIEKLCEQNTFYKDIFIVGRVCGICNTVHTDVYVRALEQILGLEPNRRAKYLRVVAMELERIHSHMLINAVMAEVVGFDTLFMNIMLDREKVMKAKEILTGARVMADYMMVGGVRRDLSDVDAGRISKLVEQVRERLSYYKRVFEEDTTISKRLMEVGVLKRVDAVRHTLLGPVARASGVRIDARVSDKYDAYDELPPEVVVRGEGDSWARMMVRWDEALVSAEIVLGALSKLPRDGSPVPDERKLPRKFPPGEAYTRVEAPRGELTYYVMSDGKANPYRVKIRTPSFTNIINSAFLYEGYTIADLPVILASLDPCISCMERAVVTDLRTGERRTVPFTQLSGVDRKWRGRDFYLL, from the coding sequence ATGGTGGACAAGGTCGTAGAGCTACCTGTCAGCATTGAGGTACCTGTGGGCCCGCAACACCCGGCGCTCCACGAGCCCATCCTTTTGAAGGCCTACGTCGACGGCGAGACGGTAGTCAAGGTCGAAGTAAACACGGGGTACAACCACAGGGGGATCGAGAAGCTCTGCGAGCAGAACACGTTCTACAAGGACATATTCATAGTGGGTAGAGTCTGCGGGATCTGCAACACAGTCCACACCGACGTGTACGTGAGGGCCCTGGAGCAGATACTCGGCCTAGAGCCTAACAGGAGAGCAAAGTATCTAAGGGTCGTGGCGATGGAGCTGGAGAGAATACACAGCCACATGCTGATAAACGCGGTCATGGCCGAGGTAGTGGGCTTCGACACGCTCTTCATGAACATCATGTTGGACAGGGAAAAGGTCATGAAGGCCAAGGAGATCCTAACGGGGGCGCGCGTAATGGCCGACTACATGATGGTAGGAGGGGTCAGGAGAGACCTGAGCGACGTGGACGCCGGGAGGATATCCAAGCTCGTTGAGCAAGTGAGGGAGAGGCTGTCTTACTACAAGAGGGTGTTCGAGGAGGACACCACGATATCCAAGAGGCTAATGGAGGTAGGCGTCTTGAAGAGAGTCGACGCCGTCAGGCACACGCTGCTAGGCCCTGTTGCCAGGGCCAGTGGCGTGAGGATCGATGCGAGGGTGAGCGACAAGTACGACGCCTACGACGAGCTACCCCCGGAGGTGGTAGTGCGGGGTGAGGGCGACAGCTGGGCTAGGATGATGGTGCGGTGGGACGAGGCACTGGTATCGGCCGAGATAGTCCTCGGCGCGCTGAGTAAGCTCCCGAGAGACGGCAGCCCTGTCCCCGACGAGAGAAAGTTGCCGAGAAAGTTCCCGCCCGGGGAGGCCTATACTAGAGTAGAGGCCCCGAGAGGGGAGCTCACCTACTACGTAATGAGTGATGGGAAGGCTAACCCCTATAGGGTCAAGATTAGGACTCCCTCGTTCACCAACATCATCAACTCCGCCTTCCTCTACGAGGGCTACACGATAGCGGACCTTCCCGTCATACTCGCGAGTCTAGACCCGTGTATCTCGTGTATGGAGAGGGCTGTCGTCACGGATCTCAGGACGGGTGAACGGAGGACCGTGCCCTTCACCCAGCTCAGCGGGGTGGATAGGAAGTGGCGAGGCCGAGACTTCTACCTGCTATAG
- a CDS encoding Na(+)/H(+) antiporter subunit B codes for MRRVVSLAVLVSIVLGMSLLIVLSGQSFYPSENLRWLAVVYLNTTYNPYLPDFTVWSPESVTAIVWDYRGLDTLYETTVFYLAIIAGLALGRGVKRLNQKPTDESGLSPIVKTVTKITGPMILAVAASIGLHGHLTPGGGFQGGATAAVVPVVFIVVFSSFYLLWKGVSSQRMLTLRSAGLIGIGLTSIALFLAGLLLGLPSYVFQNIDKTTSPLSMPYDVHGALLSGTLWWFNLFEFLAVSSGFTLAFIILMTPEAEEKW; via the coding sequence ATGAGAAGGGTCGTAAGTCTCGCTGTGCTCGTCAGTATTGTCCTCGGGATGAGCCTCCTCATAGTCCTCTCGGGGCAGTCCTTCTACCCCTCCGAGAACCTCCGGTGGCTCGCAGTAGTTTACTTGAACACCACGTACAACCCGTACCTACCGGACTTTACTGTTTGGAGCCCCGAGTCGGTTACGGCGATCGTTTGGGACTACAGAGGGCTTGACACGCTCTACGAGACGACCGTCTTCTACCTCGCTATAATAGCTGGCCTAGCCCTAGGCAGGGGTGTCAAGAGGCTGAACCAGAAACCCACAGACGAGTCAGGCCTCTCCCCCATAGTCAAGACCGTTACGAAGATAACAGGCCCCATGATACTCGCAGTGGCTGCCTCGATAGGGTTACACGGGCACCTTACTCCGGGAGGAGGCTTCCAAGGCGGGGCTACTGCGGCTGTCGTACCCGTGGTCTTCATCGTAGTGTTCTCGTCCTTCTACTTGTTGTGGAAGGGCGTCTCCTCGCAGAGGATGCTGACTCTAAGGAGTGCCGGGTTGATAGGGATCGGTCTTACGTCGATAGCGCTCTTCCTGGCAGGACTACTACTCGGACTCCCATCCTACGTCTTCCAGAACATAGACAAGACAACCTCACCTCTCTCGATGCCCTACGACGTTCACGGGGCTCTATTGAGTGGTACTCTCTGGTGGTTCAATTTGTTCGAGTTCCTCGCGGTCTCCTCTGGTTTCACGCTCGCCTTTATAATACTTATGACCCCGGAGGCTGAGGAGAAGTGGTAG
- a CDS encoding proton-conducting transporter membrane subunit yields MLRELAFNLLGVFLPVTAIVAFAIPLLGRARNSVPWALAMFAALFDAVTATVVYAAVATGDRPLVYPFGGWPPPIGITYEIDAFNGVLGLLTGWVVLAITIYSKWYEKEMDEPVWYYTLLVGLMIGLLGCLYTGDAFNLFVMIEVLSISAYGLVAYHKQRAEAVEAASKYALIGAVATNMYFLALVIIYGNYSTLNMADLALVGRAYLASPLPALLAVSFSLWVFTYKAAVFPNHFWLPDAHPEAPTPVSAALSGLVVNIGVYAVARFLYTIFGYNNALGVYRHVVLLALLLLGCASALLGAFMMLVQRDIKRLLAYSTISHIGLALMVGSLGFVVAGSALVLALTAMVAHLVSHSISKATLFMASGVFIHEAGSRDLDAMRGLGRVRPLSAIAMTVSFMNLAGFIPFVGFFSKLMMYQAFLDAGLPILAFIVILVSAVSLLGYMKPIYSIAFSFKKDAPVSSPKIEPVEVLLVAMTASLLGLGLILGLNPGVFSQPASSLTPQGVDDYIKAYLEARKTLGGPYG; encoded by the coding sequence ATGCTGAGAGAGCTGGCTTTCAACCTCCTGGGTGTTTTCCTACCCGTGACAGCAATCGTGGCGTTCGCCATCCCTCTGTTAGGAAGGGCGCGGAATAGTGTTCCCTGGGCACTAGCAATGTTCGCAGCTCTTTTCGACGCGGTCACAGCGACCGTCGTTTACGCCGCGGTCGCAACGGGCGATAGACCGCTAGTCTACCCGTTTGGCGGGTGGCCTCCACCGATAGGCATAACGTACGAGATCGACGCCTTCAACGGGGTTTTAGGCTTGCTAACCGGCTGGGTGGTCTTGGCGATAACCATCTACTCCAAGTGGTATGAGAAGGAGATGGACGAGCCGGTCTGGTACTACACTCTCTTAGTAGGCCTCATGATAGGCCTGCTAGGGTGCCTGTACACAGGCGACGCCTTCAACTTGTTCGTGATGATAGAGGTCTTAAGCATCTCCGCTTATGGGCTGGTCGCCTACCACAAGCAGAGGGCCGAGGCTGTTGAGGCAGCGAGCAAGTACGCGCTGATAGGCGCGGTGGCCACCAACATGTACTTCCTGGCACTCGTGATAATATACGGGAACTACTCAACCCTCAACATGGCCGACCTCGCCCTGGTCGGTAGGGCCTACTTGGCGTCGCCTCTACCAGCACTCCTGGCGGTCTCCTTCTCACTATGGGTTTTCACGTACAAGGCGGCCGTCTTCCCCAACCACTTCTGGCTCCCCGACGCGCACCCAGAAGCGCCCACACCGGTTTCCGCGGCCTTGTCGGGGCTCGTCGTCAACATCGGCGTCTACGCTGTGGCCAGGTTCTTGTACACCATATTCGGGTACAACAACGCGCTCGGTGTATACCGTCACGTTGTACTACTGGCACTACTCTTACTCGGGTGCGCCAGTGCCTTACTAGGGGCTTTCATGATGCTCGTCCAGAGAGATATCAAGAGGCTACTGGCCTACAGCACTATCAGCCACATAGGCCTAGCTCTAATGGTCGGCTCCCTGGGTTTCGTGGTAGCGGGCAGTGCTCTAGTCTTAGCGCTCACAGCAATGGTCGCCCACCTGGTCTCCCACAGCATTAGTAAAGCCACGTTATTCATGGCCAGTGGAGTGTTCATACACGAGGCGGGGTCGAGAGACCTCGACGCGATGAGAGGGCTTGGGCGTGTGAGGCCTCTCTCCGCTATCGCTATGACCGTCTCCTTCATGAACTTGGCTGGCTTCATACCGTTCGTAGGTTTCTTCTCGAAGCTTATGATGTACCAGGCCTTCCTAGACGCGGGCCTACCGATCCTCGCGTTCATCGTGATACTCGTGTCGGCGGTAAGCTTACTCGGCTACATGAAGCCTATCTACTCGATAGCATTCTCTTTCAAGAAGGACGCGCCTGTCTCGAGCCCGAAGATCGAGCCGGTAGAGGTCCTCCTAGTCGCGATGACCGCGAGCCTCCTGGGACTAGGGCTCATCCTCGGGCTGAACCCAGGCGTTTTCTCCCAGCCGGCTTCGAGCCTTACACCACAGGGCGTGGACGACTACATCAAGGCTTACCTCGAGGCTAGAAAGACGCTCGGTGGTCCGTATGGGTAG